Proteins encoded within one genomic window of Leptospira stimsonii:
- the pheA gene encoding prephenate dehydratase → MSDLDQKLKTFRDQIDSLDKEIVKAIQTRAEFASKIGEIKKERNEPVFRPDREKEVYEKIKSLSGGPLPDKVLVAIYREIMSGSISVEKGLEVGYLGPAGSFSNQAVRTRFGASIKALEFNSIPDVFRAVETDKIDYGVVPVENSSEGLVNSTLDQFLVSDLLIYSEHYLRISISLLGFEHDLSKIKTLYGIKIANSQCKNWIAANLPHVEIVETSSTAKAAQIVAEKKEGCAAIASSIAAEIYGLSLIRESIEDLADNTTRFLIIGKNQCPPTGNDKTSVVFSCPDKPGALYRVLKPFFDHQLNLTKIESRPTRRNSWEYNFFIDFNGHQKDESIQKVLSSLKENTIFLRVLGSYPMSPQIL, encoded by the coding sequence ATGAGTGACCTGGATCAAAAACTAAAAACCTTTCGGGATCAGATCGATTCCCTAGACAAAGAGATCGTAAAGGCGATTCAAACCCGGGCGGAATTCGCGTCCAAGATCGGCGAGATCAAAAAAGAGAGAAACGAACCCGTCTTTCGTCCCGATCGAGAAAAAGAAGTTTATGAAAAGATAAAGTCTCTGAGCGGAGGACCTCTTCCGGACAAGGTTCTTGTCGCGATCTATCGCGAGATCATGTCCGGTTCCATCTCGGTCGAGAAAGGATTGGAAGTCGGATATCTCGGACCTGCGGGTTCTTTTTCGAACCAAGCCGTTCGCACCCGTTTTGGAGCTTCGATCAAAGCATTGGAATTCAATTCGATTCCCGACGTCTTTCGCGCGGTGGAAACCGATAAGATCGACTACGGAGTGGTTCCTGTGGAAAACTCGAGCGAGGGTCTTGTCAATTCCACGCTCGATCAGTTTTTGGTTTCAGATCTTCTCATCTATTCCGAACATTATTTAAGAATCAGCATCAGCCTTCTCGGATTCGAACACGATCTTTCCAAGATCAAAACTCTCTACGGAATCAAGATCGCAAATTCTCAGTGTAAGAATTGGATCGCCGCAAATCTTCCTCACGTCGAAATCGTGGAAACTTCCTCCACTGCAAAGGCGGCGCAGATCGTCGCCGAAAAAAAAGAAGGATGCGCCGCAATCGCTTCTTCCATCGCCGCGGAAATCTATGGACTTAGTTTGATTCGAGAATCCATAGAGGATCTCGCGGACAACACGACTCGCTTTTTGATCATCGGGAAGAATCAATGTCCGCCGACCGGCAACGATAAAACTTCCGTCGTCTTTTCTTGTCCCGATAAACCGGGGGCTTTGTATCGAGTCTTAAAACCTTTCTTTGATCATCAGCTGAATTTGACAAAGATAGAATCCAGACCCACGAGAAGAAATTCCTGGGAATACAATTTCTTTATCGATTTCAACGGTCATCAGAAGGACGAATCCATTCAAAAAGTTCTTTCGAGTCTGAAGGAAAATACCATCTTTCTAAGGGTGCTCGGTTCGTATCCGATGTCTCCTCAAATCCTGTGA
- a CDS encoding prephenate dehydrogenase, with the protein MKTEYSNILIYGLGLMGASLSLALKKKGIGSHVTGVVSSLKSKKLGELLKSADTVVTSEEFHSSRQWKDYDFIIFGVPVDLTVKLIAELPLDFEGVLTDVGSTKKEIIQAVEARFASSHNYVSSHPMCGSEESGLESANVSLYEGRLCILTSPKNAKPEIKQKLESFWKLIGMDVIEIPAIEHDSILSYLSHSPHILSSIMADWAANQKIVKQYTDLSPIPLNGGGFRDMTRIAGSNPKMWAAIFNSNQDEIYRSLLDFRDRLDIILEKLNPKNTLNPQEWEKFMETSRKSRDYILKNQDDPKKR; encoded by the coding sequence GTGAAAACAGAATATTCTAATATTCTGATATATGGGCTGGGGTTGATGGGCGCTTCCCTGTCCCTTGCTCTCAAAAAAAAAGGCATCGGTTCCCATGTCACCGGAGTCGTAAGTTCCCTCAAAAGCAAGAAGCTGGGGGAATTGCTGAAGTCCGCGGACACGGTTGTGACGAGCGAAGAATTCCATTCTTCCAGACAATGGAAAGATTACGATTTTATCATATTCGGAGTTCCGGTCGATCTGACGGTAAAGCTGATCGCGGAACTGCCTCTCGATTTTGAAGGAGTTTTGACGGACGTAGGATCGACTAAGAAAGAGATCATTCAAGCCGTCGAGGCCCGATTTGCGAGTTCTCATAATTATGTTTCTTCGCATCCCATGTGCGGATCGGAAGAATCAGGACTCGAGTCGGCCAATGTTTCTCTGTATGAAGGAAGACTTTGTATTCTTACTTCTCCGAAAAATGCGAAGCCGGAGATTAAGCAGAAACTCGAATCCTTTTGGAAGTTGATCGGAATGGATGTGATCGAAATTCCCGCGATCGAACACGATTCGATTCTTTCCTATTTATCCCATTCTCCCCATATACTTTCTTCGATCATGGCGGACTGGGCGGCCAATCAAAAGATCGTAAAACAATACACCGATCTTTCTCCGATCCCGTTGAACGGAGGAGGGTTTCGCGATATGACTAGGATTGCGGGCTCCAATCCAAAGATGTGGGCGGCCATTTTTAATTCCAATCAGGACGAGATCTATCGCTCCCTTTTGGATTTTCGCGATCGACTCGATATTATATTAGAAAAATTAAATCCAAAAAACACACTGAATCCGCAGGAATGGGAAAAGTTCATGGAGACTTCCCGCAAATCCAGAGATTATATTTTGAAGAACCAGGATGATCCCAAGAAACGCTAA
- the aroA gene encoding 3-phosphoshikimate 1-carboxyvinyltransferase, translated as MIPRNAKLKSKEIRVPGDKSLSHRSVLFAALSKGKSKVTGFLEAEDPLNTMSAFTKLGLNAKKIAPGEYEFESPGKDKLISPNVDLDFGNAGTGIRLSAGLISGLPGVNAVLTGDDSLKKRPMGRIIRPLTAMGASIVGLGEKETAPLKIEGKKLASFRYESPIASAQIKSCLMLAAIASETELEYSENILSRDHTENMFRFLGNKIEYLSPLHFKISPPYFLNGGEFKVPGDISSAAFFLVLGVLAKEGTLLIQNIGLNPARTGILTALKLMGAKIEIENQRIECGEPVGDLRTYPSTLKKANIPEELIPSIIDEIPILSVTGLFSEGGFEIRHAEELRAKESDRIHTMVSNFRALGIDVEEFPDGYALDGTSKKSNEVWNTLSSGKKVPILSFMDHRIAMSFLILKALSGFALEIDETSWIETSFPGFETLLKDCLYE; from the coding sequence ATGATCCCAAGAAACGCTAAACTCAAGTCCAAGGAAATTCGAGTTCCCGGAGACAAATCCCTTTCCCATCGTTCCGTCTTGTTCGCGGCCCTTTCCAAAGGGAAATCCAAGGTCACCGGTTTTTTAGAAGCCGAAGATCCTTTGAATACGATGTCCGCCTTCACCAAACTTGGATTAAACGCAAAAAAAATCGCACCCGGAGAATACGAGTTCGAAAGTCCAGGAAAGGATAAACTCATTTCGCCTAACGTGGATTTGGACTTCGGAAATGCCGGAACGGGAATCCGCCTTTCCGCGGGTTTAATCAGCGGCCTCCCCGGGGTGAACGCGGTTCTAACGGGAGATGATTCCCTAAAAAAACGTCCTATGGGAAGAATCATCAGACCTCTTACTGCAATGGGCGCTTCCATTGTCGGACTCGGGGAAAAGGAAACGGCTCCGCTCAAGATCGAAGGAAAAAAACTCGCTTCTTTTCGATACGAAAGCCCGATCGCAAGCGCGCAGATCAAATCCTGTCTGATGCTCGCGGCGATTGCATCTGAAACGGAATTGGAATATTCAGAAAACATACTGTCTCGCGATCATACAGAAAACATGTTTCGTTTTCTCGGGAATAAAATCGAATATCTTTCTCCTCTTCATTTTAAAATCTCTCCTCCGTATTTTTTGAACGGGGGAGAGTTCAAGGTGCCGGGTGATATTTCTTCAGCCGCGTTCTTTTTAGTCCTCGGAGTTTTGGCAAAAGAAGGAACTCTTCTGATTCAAAATATCGGACTCAATCCTGCGAGAACCGGGATCTTGACCGCGCTCAAACTGATGGGCGCAAAAATAGAAATCGAAAACCAAAGAATCGAATGCGGAGAGCCGGTCGGAGATCTGAGGACTTATCCATCTACTTTAAAAAAAGCGAATATTCCGGAAGAGTTGATTCCATCCATCATCGACGAGATCCCGATCCTTTCCGTCACCGGACTTTTTTCCGAAGGCGGTTTTGAGATCCGTCACGCCGAAGAATTGCGCGCAAAAGAATCGGACCGAATCCATACGATGGTTTCTAATTTCCGCGCGCTCGGAATCGATGTGGAAGAATTTCCGGACGGATACGCGTTAGACGGAACCTCTAAGAAATCAAACGAAGTTTGGAATACGTTGTCGTCCGGAAAAAAAGTCCCCATTCTCTCCTTTATGGATCATCGAATCGCAATGAGCTTTCTGATTCTAAAAGCCCTTTCCGGTTTCGCCCTGGAAATCGACGAAACCTCTTGGATCGAAACTTCCTTTCCCGGATTTGAAACCCTTCTCAAGGATTGCCTGTATGAATGA
- the cmk gene encoding (d)CMP kinase gives MNENVIALDGPAGSGKSTVARQIAEKIGFNYLDTGAFYRALTLYLVRLHEKTPNAGEFSEWVKTKEAESSIGNAHILCEFSAGNENRILLNGEDVSLAIRTPEITREIKHIANKRIYRDFVNKELHSLAKLHKLLMDGRDIGTEVFPDAKFKFYLTASSKVRAERRTLQLKEQGISADQNEIEREIILRDKSDMERDIAPLYQAKDAILIDTDVLSKNSVISKILEILDR, from the coding sequence ATGAATGAGAACGTGATCGCACTCGACGGTCCCGCCGGCTCCGGAAAAAGCACCGTCGCCAGACAAATCGCCGAAAAGATCGGATTTAATTACTTGGATACCGGCGCCTTTTACCGCGCGCTTACTCTTTATTTGGTTCGTCTACACGAAAAGACGCCTAACGCAGGCGAATTCTCTGAATGGGTGAAAACGAAAGAGGCCGAGTCTTCGATCGGTAACGCACATATTCTCTGTGAATTCTCCGCAGGAAACGAAAATCGAATTCTGTTAAACGGAGAAGACGTTTCTCTTGCGATCCGAACTCCGGAAATCACGAGAGAAATCAAACATATCGCGAACAAACGAATCTATCGGGATTTTGTGAACAAGGAACTCCATTCTCTGGCAAAACTTCATAAACTTCTCATGGATGGAAGAGATATCGGGACCGAAGTTTTTCCGGACGCAAAGTTTAAATTCTACCTTACCGCTTCCTCGAAAGTTCGCGCCGAAAGGCGAACTCTTCAATTGAAAGAACAGGGAATTTCCGCGGATCAAAATGAGATCGAAAGAGAGATCATTCTTCGTGATAAATCGGATATGGAAAGGGATATCGCACCTCTCTATCAGGCTAAGGACGCAATCCTGATTGACACTGATGTACTCTCCAAAAATAGTGTAATTAGCAAGATCCTCGAGATTCTGGATCGATGA
- a CDS encoding 30S ribosomal protein S1 has protein sequence MTNKEEKSTFAEVFKQWEQSIHEEPELRKDQVVEGKIVSVDNDYVYVAIEGLKQEGRIPRGDFDETPERGNYVSAIVKRKESQDSGCILSKKEADQRKGWEIVKEAFKNSYQVTGRLVNEIKGKGYIVNVEGVDLFLPASQLSYKFKEGETFKNKELEFKIIELNDRTRSGVVSRKKLLDEVNEEKWDALLLKLKVGDKVTSTVSKIASFGVFCEVDGVTGLLRQRDISYKKYAPFKQYFQIGQEVELVVLELDKENNKLALGLKQLYEDPWVWAERSLEKEMVIRGTVTSLTKFGAFVELKEGLEGLIHTSELAWAKKPPQPKDILKKGQEVEALILDIDFKSRRLSLGLKQLQPNPWDQLGPEIRRGNILEGVITGITKYGAFVEVENGIEGLIHISDITWDEKASNPTSQLKKGDTVKYMILDVNLDAQRISCGLKQLLENPYEIFRNEHPIGTIVEGKIKSIKEFGIFVEVAPGIEGLVHISEVPNGRETNILEVYKPDEIVKTAVIKVDVKNKKISLSIKDFDKALEREEMSKYLKTSDTPSRESLGSFLNTSLR, from the coding sequence ATGACAAACAAGGAAGAGAAGTCCACTTTTGCAGAAGTATTCAAACAGTGGGAACAATCAATACACGAAGAACCGGAACTCCGGAAAGATCAAGTCGTTGAAGGAAAAATCGTCTCTGTTGACAACGATTACGTTTATGTGGCAATCGAAGGGCTCAAACAAGAAGGCCGTATTCCAAGAGGAGATTTCGATGAAACTCCGGAACGCGGAAATTATGTCTCTGCAATCGTAAAAAGAAAGGAATCCCAGGATTCCGGATGTATTCTTTCCAAAAAAGAAGCCGACCAAAGAAAGGGTTGGGAAATCGTAAAAGAAGCTTTTAAAAACAGCTATCAAGTAACCGGCCGTCTGGTAAATGAAATCAAAGGCAAAGGTTATATCGTGAATGTGGAAGGCGTGGATCTTTTTCTTCCCGCTTCTCAACTCAGCTATAAATTCAAAGAAGGGGAAACCTTCAAAAATAAGGAACTTGAGTTCAAAATCATCGAACTCAACGACCGCACTCGTTCCGGGGTAGTCTCCAGAAAAAAACTTCTGGATGAAGTGAACGAGGAGAAATGGGACGCTCTTCTTCTCAAACTCAAAGTAGGCGATAAAGTTACTTCCACCGTAAGCAAGATCGCTTCTTTCGGAGTTTTCTGCGAAGTGGACGGAGTCACCGGACTTCTTCGTCAGAGAGATATCTCTTACAAAAAATACGCACCGTTCAAACAGTACTTTCAGATCGGACAAGAAGTGGAACTCGTCGTTCTCGAACTCGACAAGGAAAACAACAAACTCGCGTTAGGTCTGAAACAACTCTACGAAGATCCTTGGGTCTGGGCGGAACGTTCTTTGGAAAAAGAAATGGTCATCCGCGGAACGGTAACTTCTCTTACGAAGTTCGGAGCGTTCGTAGAATTGAAAGAAGGTTTGGAAGGCCTGATTCACACATCGGAACTTGCCTGGGCTAAAAAACCTCCTCAACCAAAAGACATCTTAAAAAAAGGCCAAGAAGTAGAAGCTCTGATTTTGGATATCGATTTCAAAAGCAGAAGACTTTCTCTCGGACTAAAACAGCTTCAACCGAATCCTTGGGATCAACTCGGGCCTGAAATTCGCAGAGGAAATATCCTCGAAGGTGTGATCACCGGAATCACTAAATACGGAGCTTTCGTAGAAGTGGAAAACGGTATCGAAGGTTTGATCCACATCAGTGATATCACTTGGGACGAAAAGGCTTCCAACCCGACTTCTCAACTGAAGAAAGGCGACACCGTGAAGTATATGATCCTAGACGTGAATTTAGATGCGCAAAGAATCTCTTGTGGTCTGAAACAACTCCTGGAAAACCCATACGAAATTTTCCGCAACGAACATCCGATCGGAACTATCGTAGAAGGAAAGATCAAGTCCATCAAAGAATTCGGAATCTTTGTGGAAGTGGCTCCCGGAATCGAAGGACTTGTTCATATCTCTGAAGTTCCAAACGGAAGAGAAACGAACATACTGGAAGTTTACAAGCCGGATGAAATCGTAAAAACTGCAGTCATCAAAGTGGATGTGAAGAATAAGAAAATCTCCTTATCCATCAAGGATTTCGACAAAGCGCTCGAAAGAGAAGAGATGTCCAAATACCTCAAAACTTCCGATACTCCTTCTCGTGAAAGTTTAGGAAGTTTCCTAAACACTTCTCTGAGATAA
- a CDS encoding tetratricopeptide repeat protein, giving the protein MKRYEVGQAAKEVKVDPYADFQGSKLELVLIKFFRSVATHIKEVLIGAGVILAIVLAIVTYVQYQESQFEKGTIALEALDKKFRLNPAIDLKEKIQAYEEVSSQYSSKKLELRLAKILSDLYARNGEFQKAADKLEWAGKKIDEPTEVKAYYFYLAGNLREREGNLVSAETNYATAANLLTNTREANGFLAWSLYQTGRLQAKNGKKPEAIQSLKKVLDQEIKTPASDYNTVKQYATFLLVQLNQKG; this is encoded by the coding sequence ATGAAACGGTACGAAGTCGGTCAGGCCGCAAAAGAAGTCAAAGTAGATCCTTATGCTGACTTCCAAGGAAGTAAGCTCGAGCTGGTTCTGATAAAATTTTTCAGATCTGTCGCGACTCATATCAAAGAAGTTCTGATCGGTGCAGGGGTGATTCTCGCAATTGTCCTTGCGATCGTTACTTACGTTCAATACCAAGAATCCCAATTCGAGAAAGGAACCATCGCACTCGAAGCTCTGGATAAGAAATTTCGTCTCAATCCTGCGATTGATTTGAAAGAAAAGATTCAGGCTTACGAAGAAGTTTCCTCCCAGTATTCTTCCAAAAAACTCGAACTCAGACTTGCAAAAATTCTTTCCGACCTTTATGCTAGGAACGGAGAATTTCAAAAAGCCGCAGACAAATTAGAATGGGCCGGTAAGAAGATCGACGAACCGACGGAAGTAAAGGCGTATTACTTCTATTTGGCGGGAAATCTTCGTGAGAGAGAAGGGAATCTCGTTTCGGCTGAAACAAATTATGCAACCGCGGCCAATCTTCTAACAAACACAAGAGAAGCGAACGGCTTTCTTGCTTGGAGTTTGTATCAAACCGGAAGACTCCAAGCTAAGAACGGTAAAAAGCCGGAGGCGATTCAATCTTTAAAAAAAGTTTTGGATCAAGAAATAAAAACCCCCGCTTCGGATTACAACACCGTAAAACAATACGCAACTTTTCTACTCGTTCAACTCAACCAGAAAGGCTAA
- the hisG gene encoding ATP phosphoribosyltransferase: protein MLTLALPKGRLAEESIDLMISRGWLSSKPDPNSKELIYNDPLGKIRILLVRSQDVATYVEQCAADAGISGWDVLKEGGYDLATPLDLKIGKCRLSLAAPEGFTLEARHRKIRVATKYPNLAREFFFHKGLSCEIFKLYGSIELAPLVGLSDCIVDLVSTGGTLKANGLKELDIILESSARLVFNRSSLYGKRKEAVEFMDSLSVS from the coding sequence ATGCTTACTCTGGCCCTGCCAAAAGGAAGACTCGCTGAGGAGAGCATCGATCTGATGATCTCCAGAGGCTGGCTTTCTTCGAAACCCGATCCCAACTCCAAAGAACTGATTTACAACGATCCTTTGGGAAAAATCCGAATTCTTCTTGTGCGATCGCAAGACGTGGCGACTTACGTGGAACAATGCGCCGCGGACGCGGGTATCAGCGGCTGGGATGTCTTAAAAGAAGGCGGCTACGACCTCGCGACCCCGTTGGATTTAAAAATCGGAAAATGTAGGCTTTCACTTGCGGCGCCTGAGGGTTTTACCTTGGAAGCCCGTCATCGAAAAATTCGAGTCGCCACGAAATATCCGAATCTCGCGAGAGAATTTTTCTTTCATAAAGGTTTGTCCTGCGAGATTTTCAAACTCTACGGTAGTATCGAATTGGCGCCGCTCGTGGGACTTTCCGATTGTATCGTGGATCTCGTTTCGACGGGTGGAACTCTAAAGGCAAACGGACTCAAGGAATTGGACATAATTTTAGAATCTTCCGCTCGACTCGTTTTCAATCGTTCTTCCCTATACGGAAAAAGGAAAGAAGCGGTGGAATTCATGGATTCTCTGTCGGTTTCCTAA